In the Tamandua tetradactyla isolate mTamTet1 chromosome 8, mTamTet1.pri, whole genome shotgun sequence genome, TAATTAGCTTTAAGGATTCTAATAAGGGGAAGCTGTATCAGGTATCAGGAGTAAAGGCAGATTGTATGGGTCCAGGACATTTGCACTGAAGAGCCCACTCAGGTGAGAGAAGATACTGTGGGAAGATCTGGGTTTCCCTCTAATATAAGACTTTTCTCTTGTCCCCATAGGTCTCTCACAGCAGAATGGCTTCAGGAAATGTCTCTTTAGTGACTCAATTCATACTTGTGGGATTAACAGACAACCCAGATCTCCAGCTTCCTCTATTCTTCCTGTTTCTAGCAATATATATTATCACTGTGCAGGGAAATTTGGGCTTGATAACTCTCATTGGACTGAATTCTCACCTTTatacccccatgtacttcttcctctttAACTTATCCTTCATAGACCTCTGCTATTCTTCTGTTTTTACACCCAAAATGCTGATTGACTTCTTATCAAAGAGAAGTACTATCTCCTACCAGGGGTGCATGGCACAGctctatttcttctgctttttttccaTCTCTGAGTGCTATGTGCTGACATCAATGGCCTATGATcgttatgtggccatctgtaatcCACTCTTGTATAACATTGCCATGTCCCCTAAATTGTGCTCCAACCTTATTTTTGGTTCATACCTGATGGCATTTTCTGGTGCTATGGCTCACACTGGATGTATGCTGAGACTGACCTTCTGTGATGCCAACACCATCAACCATTATTTCTGTGAGATTCTCCCTCTGTTCCAGCTCTCCTGCACGAGCACCTCTGTCAGTGAGCTGGTGGTTTTCATTGTGGTGGGCATCAATATCATTGTGACAAGTCTCACCATCTTTATCTCCTATGGTTTCATTCTCTGTAGCATCTTCCCCATCAATTCCACTGAAGGCAGATCCAAAACCTTCAGAATCTGTAGTTCCCACTTACTGGCTGTTTCACTGTTCTTTGGATCAGGTGCATTTGTGTATTTCCAGCCATCTTCTGCTGGGTATAAGAATGAGGAAaaactctcttctgtcttttacaCTAATGTTGTTCCCATGATGAACCCCTTAGTCTACAGCTTGAGGAACAAAGATGTAAAACTTGCACTGAGAAAAACTTTGAGTAGAAAAATGCTTCGATCTTAAATAGGATCTCCTGTACAAATTGGTTCAAGGAGATTCAGTGTGTTTAATTGCAATATATTTGATGACAGTTTTCTTatcctgtttctttattgtaTTTGTGAAGAAACTTGAGATTTCTCTCAataatt is a window encoding:
- the LOC143643197 gene encoding olfactory receptor 8B3-like, whose translation is MASGNVSLVTQFILVGLTDNPDLQLPLFFLFLAIYIITVQGNLGLITLIGLNSHLYTPMYFFLFNLSFIDLCYSSVFTPKMLIDFLSKRSTISYQGCMAQLYFFCFFSISECYVLTSMAYDRYVAICNPLLYNIAMSPKLCSNLIFGSYLMAFSGAMAHTGCMLRLTFCDANTINHYFCEILPLFQLSCTSTSVSELVVFIVVGINIIVTSLTIFISYGFILCSIFPINSTEGRSKTFRICSSHLLAVSLFFGSGAFVYFQPSSAGYKNEEKLSSVFYTNVVPMMNPLVYSLRNKDVKLALRKTLSRKMLRS